From the Cryptomeria japonica chromosome 2, Sugi_1.0, whole genome shotgun sequence genome, one window contains:
- the LOC131056105 gene encoding purine permease 1 gives MAFNKKSLGQWILMISNCLALSIGGCVGTLLIRFYFLHGGNRIWLCAWLQTAGCPLLFLPIWISSRTTKSSESTHVTRNLCLASAVIGVLTGLDNFLYSWGLAYLPLSTSSLVIAPQLAFNAFFAFFLVKQKFTPYSINGIILLIMGAVMLAFHANGDRPKGVTKEQYWLGFFAAGLAAALYGFILPLIELVYKKTTVRITYTLVMEMQLIMSFSATVFCTIGMLVNKDFQAIGREASLSDVGEFKYYMSLVWTAISWQLFFIGVYGVIFLTSSLWSAVLMSSLTPVVEVLAVILFHEKFTGEKGMALAMALWGFTSYFYGEYKSSIVQTSNMPEEHRQGSESAVTPKGEELSLELVVEEPKSDKTT, from the coding sequence ATGGCGTTCAACAAGAAAAGCTTAGGGCAATGGATCCTAATGATATCAAACTGTTTGGCTTTGTCCATTGGCGGATGCGTGGGCACCTTGTTAATAAGATTCTATTTCTTGCATGGTGGCAATCGCATATGGCTGTGTGCATGGCTACAGACTGCAGGGTGTCCTCTTCTATTTCTGCCCATCTGGATTTCTTCCCGCACAACAAAGTCCTCTGAAAGTACCCATGTAACTCGCAATCTTTGCCTTGCATCGGCCGTAATCGGGGTCCTCACAGGCCTTGATAATTTCTTATATTCATGGGGGCTTGCCTATCTGCCTCTCTCCACTTCCTCTCTCGTAATTGCCCCTCAGCTTGCCTTCAATGCATTCTTTGCATTCTTCTTAGTAAAGCAGAAGTTTACCCCATATTCAATCAACGGTATAATTTTGCTCATCATGGGAGCAGTTATGTTGGCCTTTCATGCCAATGGTGATAGGCCCAAGGGAGTAACAAAAGAACAATATTGGCTTGGATTTTTTGCTGCAGGTTTGGCAGCTGCCCTCTATGGATTCATTCTTCCTCTGATTGAGCTTGTCTATAAGAAAACCACGGTCCGAATAACATATACTCTTGTTATGGAGATGCAGCTTATAATGTCTTTTTCGGCAACAGTTTTCTGTACAATAGGGATGCTTGTGAACAAGGATTTCCAGGCTATTGGGAGGGAGGCAAGTTTATCCGATGTGGGTGAATTCAAATACTACATGTCTCTGGTTTGGACCGCAATCTCGTGGCAGCTCTTCTTCATTGGGGTTTATGGTGTCATATTTTTGACTTCTTCTCTCTGGAGTGCtgtattgatgtcttctttaaCTCCTGTTGTAGAGGTGCTTGCAGTTATCTTATTCCATGAGAAATTCACTGGGGAGAAAGGTATGGCTCTCGCTATGGCTTTGTGGGGATTTACATCTTACTTTTATGGGGAATACAAGAGCTCCATAGTACAGACAAGCAATATGCCGGAGGAGCACAGACAAGGAAGTGAGTCTGCAGTAACCCCTAAAGGAGAAGAGCTGAGTTTGGAGCTGGTTGTTGAGGAACCCAAGTCTGACAAAACCACGTAA